From a region of the Synechococcus sp. PCC 7502 genome:
- a CDS encoding acyl-CoA synthetase — protein MNLPFLPLISRAQEFSQNIAIAVSKKETEQKFTYQDLLTVSQQIARVLLENNQDLQNQRIAFLIPSGFDYVATLWGIWRAGGIAVPLCVVHPLPELEYVIRNTGASVVIAHPDFAATLQAIAHTHNLRFILTCNFFEPVFESVAESAFNHLPKIETTRPALILYTSGTTGKPKGVVLTHANLEAQITSLVTAWAWQSSDRILHVLPLHHIHGIVNVLLCALWVGAECVIIPKFDPELVWHRICAGDLTLFMAVPTIYVKLISAWQKASKQKQQELSASANQLRLMVSGSAALPKSVLETWQRITGHFLLERYGMTEIGMALSNPVQGDRLAGYVGQPLPNVEVRLIQEQGESAGEIQVKGAGVFLEYWQNPEATAKAFIDGWFRTGDLAVCEDGNYRILGRISVDIIKTGGYKVSALEIEEVIRTHPHIQECAVVGVNDPEWGERVCAAMVLKSPAPELPLSDFRSWAKQHLAVYKVPSQILILPELPRNPMGKVTKPAIAKLF, from the coding sequence GTGAATCTGCCATTTCTTCCATTAATTAGTAGAGCGCAAGAATTTAGTCAAAATATCGCGATTGCCGTTAGCAAAAAAGAAACTGAACAGAAATTTACTTACCAAGATTTACTTACTGTTTCCCAACAAATAGCTAGGGTTTTACTAGAAAATAATCAGGATTTACAAAATCAACGAATAGCCTTTTTAATTCCCTCTGGCTTTGATTATGTAGCAACTTTATGGGGAATTTGGCGAGCGGGGGGTATTGCCGTGCCTTTGTGTGTGGTTCATCCTTTACCTGAATTAGAGTATGTGATTAGGAATACTGGAGCCTCAGTAGTTATTGCCCATCCCGATTTTGCTGCTACTTTACAGGCGATCGCCCACACTCATAATTTACGATTTATCTTGACTTGTAATTTTTTTGAACCAGTTTTTGAATCTGTGGCAGAATCAGCCTTTAATCATCTTCCCAAAATTGAAACTACCCGACCTGCCTTAATTCTTTATACCAGTGGTACTACTGGAAAACCTAAAGGAGTAGTTCTCACCCACGCTAACCTTGAGGCACAGATTACTAGTCTAGTGACGGCTTGGGCATGGCAGTCAAGTGATCGCATTCTCCACGTTTTACCCCTCCATCATATTCATGGCATTGTTAATGTTTTACTCTGTGCATTGTGGGTGGGGGCGGAATGTGTGATCATCCCTAAATTTGATCCTGAACTGGTTTGGCATCGGATTTGCGCAGGGGATTTAACCCTATTTATGGCAGTGCCGACCATTTATGTAAAGCTAATTTCCGCTTGGCAAAAGGCATCTAAACAAAAACAACAGGAACTATCCGCCAGTGCTAACCAATTGCGCCTAATGGTATCTGGATCGGCAGCTTTACCCAAATCAGTTTTAGAAACTTGGCAAAGGATCACAGGGCATTTTTTATTAGAACGCTACGGGATGACGGAAATTGGGATGGCTTTATCTAATCCTGTGCAGGGCGATCGCTTGGCAGGCTATGTGGGTCAACCGTTACCAAATGTGGAAGTGCGATTAATTCAAGAACAAGGGGAAAGCGCAGGAGAAATTCAAGTTAAGGGAGCAGGAGTATTTTTAGAATATTGGCAAAATCCAGAGGCAACAGCTAAAGCCTTTATCGATGGCTGGTTTCGCACAGGTGACTTAGCTGTATGTGAAGATGGTAACTACCGCATTTTAGGCAGAATCAGCGTTGATATTATAAAAACGGGCGGTTATAAAGTTTCGGCATTGGAAATCGAAGAAGTAATCAGAACCCATCCCCATATTCAAGAATGCGCTGTTGTTGGAGTTAATGATCCTGAATGGGGTGAACGAGTCTGTGCCGCAATGGTTTTAAAATCACCAGCACCTGAGTTGCCATTATCCGATTTTCGCAGTTGGGCAAAGCAGCATTTAGCAGTTTATAAAGTGCCAAGTCAGATTTTAATTTTACCTGAGCTACCCCGCAATCCCATGGGCAAAGTTACAAAGCCAGCGATCGCAAAGTTGTTTTAA
- a CDS encoding metallophosphoesterase — translation MKISRRQLLFLGGVVGGGIITGAAQRVLSSSSNVSSISNVPQVKSESIPSSNAIAKVPIAPKGLFAPVRGDVRILVISDLNSAYGSTDYEPQVTQSIQMIPDWQPDLILCGGDMVAGQYPSLTKAEIEAMWAGFDRYIAKPIRQTKIPYGFTIGNHDASGALSVTGKFLFGNERDLASAYWNNPQNDPGLKFVDRAGFPFYYTFEQNNIFYLVWDASTGQIPKTQLVWVEKALASTAAQTAKMRIAIGHLPLYAVAVGRNEAGEILADNEKLRSLLEKYKVHTYISGHDHAYYPARKGKLELLHAGALGSGPRPWLNSKLRPINPLTIIDINLNSQTTDYTTYNMQTLEVVDHQTLPRMITSVAGTVLRRDLKAEDLTSEERSLLNL, via the coding sequence ATGAAAATTAGTCGTCGTCAGTTGTTATTTTTGGGCGGTGTAGTTGGTGGAGGAATTATCACTGGTGCTGCCCAGAGAGTTTTATCTAGCTCTAGTAATGTATCTAGTATTTCCAATGTTCCGCAGGTAAAATCTGAATCTATCCCATCATCTAATGCGATCGCTAAAGTTCCGATTGCGCCCAAGGGTTTGTTTGCGCCTGTGCGTGGAGATGTGCGAATTTTAGTAATTAGCGATCTAAATAGTGCCTATGGTTCTACCGATTACGAACCCCAAGTTACTCAATCCATCCAAATGATTCCTGATTGGCAGCCAGATTTAATTCTTTGTGGCGGGGATATGGTGGCGGGACAGTATCCTTCCCTAACTAAAGCTGAAATTGAGGCGATGTGGGCAGGATTTGATCGATATATTGCCAAACCCATTCGCCAGACTAAAATTCCCTACGGATTTACCATTGGTAACCATGATGCTTCAGGGGCATTATCCGTTACTGGCAAGTTTTTATTTGGTAACGAACGAGACCTAGCATCCGCCTATTGGAATAATCCCCAAAATGATCCTGGGTTAAAATTTGTGGATCGGGCAGGTTTCCCTTTTTATTACACCTTTGAGCAGAATAATATTTTTTACCTAGTATGGGATGCTTCCACAGGGCAAATTCCTAAAACCCAGTTGGTATGGGTAGAGAAAGCCTTAGCTAGTACAGCCGCCCAAACCGCTAAAATGCGGATAGCGATCGGACATTTACCCCTCTATGCCGTGGCAGTAGGTCGGAATGAAGCTGGGGAGATTCTGGCTGATAATGAAAAATTGCGATCGCTACTGGAAAAATATAAAGTCCATACCTATATCAGTGGTCATGATCACGCCTATTATCCCGCCCGCAAAGGTAAACTGGAGCTTCTTCATGCTGGTGCTTTGGGAAGTGGACCTCGACCTTGGTTAAATAGCAAACTCCGCCCGATTAATCCCCTAACGATTATTGATATTAATTTAAACTCCCAAACCACAGACTACACTACCTACAATATGCAAACCCTAGAGGTTGTCGATCACCAAACTTTGCCTCGGATGATTACTAGTGTGGCTGGAACTGTGCTGCGCCGTGATCTTAAAGCTGAGGATTTGACCTCTGAAGAGCGATCGCTGCTTAATCTTTAG
- a CDS encoding DUF4145 domain-containing protein, with protein MLNFEFLEESWTEWIHIYESAMAAVIYTESDPLVACMYARRALEIAVKWMYKNDPELSSSNYSKDSTLYGLITLEKFQSFVDPMILIKCQVITQFGNRAIHELDSIESVEAKNIVIRLYEVCLWLASTYPNSQYKSTKYTRGYISKLLSELKISRSVKPPSFDNKGIGSLTRNTIGQSMGKLNYSNKEKELLSLTIKKALEESFYKRQISIAKSHSSMGKRIIHNKYIEFLENFKQAVNSTVKEDIIEHFIQKNCAYFRQTTIEEFTKYKEDILLDFRQKLNECEAFFCKTLSTENFILTSQQELHESENADDRKASQ; from the coding sequence ATGTTAAATTTTGAATTTTTAGAGGAGAGTTGGACAGAATGGATACATATCTACGAATCGGCAATGGCAGCAGTTATTTATACAGAAAGTGATCCTTTAGTAGCATGTATGTATGCAAGACGTGCATTAGAAATAGCTGTCAAATGGATGTATAAAAATGATCCTGAATTATCTTCTAGCAATTATTCTAAAGATAGCACTCTCTATGGACTAATTACCCTAGAAAAATTTCAATCTTTTGTAGACCCGATGATCTTGATAAAATGTCAAGTAATTACACAATTTGGCAATAGAGCAATACATGAGTTAGATTCAATAGAATCAGTGGAGGCAAAAAATATAGTCATAAGACTTTACGAGGTTTGTCTTTGGTTAGCTAGTACCTATCCAAATTCTCAATATAAGTCTACTAAATATACTAGGGGCTATATTTCAAAACTATTATCTGAATTAAAAATATCACGTTCTGTAAAGCCACCATCTTTTGATAATAAGGGAATTGGAAGTCTAACAAGAAATACAATAGGTCAATCGATGGGTAAATTAAATTACTCTAATAAAGAAAAAGAACTATTATCTTTGACTATTAAAAAAGCTCTTGAAGAGTCATTTTATAAAAGGCAAATATCAATAGCTAAATCTCATTCAAGTATGGGTAAGCGCATAATCCATAATAAATACATAGAATTTCTGGAAAATTTTAAACAGGCAGTGAATTCAACTGTAAAAGAAGACATTATTGAGCATTTTATTCAAAAAAACTGTGCATATTTTAGACAAACTACAATCGAAGAGTTTACCAAGTATAAAGAAGATATTTTATTAGACTTTCGTCAAAAATTGAATGAATGTGAAGCTTTTTTTTGTAAAACTCTGTCTACAGAAAATTTTATTTTGACATCTCAACAAGAACTGCACGAATCTGAAAATGCCGATGATAGAAAAGCATCTCAATAA